A genomic window from Diorhabda sublineata isolate icDioSubl1.1 chromosome 8, icDioSubl1.1, whole genome shotgun sequence includes:
- the LOC130447588 gene encoding gastrula zinc finger protein XlCGF57.1-like isoform X1: MDVQNVKQEIDNHDDFLLNIDIKKDLIDEVSTIEIQYTNEQINGIHSIKQEINDDLNTNKIFDNNEDVTNKRKRKISSTQFIPNKPGYSKAAHRKEIKSKVVGLIKYGKYLQPNAMGLMICVYCGNLYTKQVELLCHIKINHSIKLNNFYNMKLHHKIRSGTCIMENIDIKDEIEIIEHELKVELQDTTNQLDVTDNLNSSLHNGSKSIQINSNVDSHTYTRTKPLKCDINRKLSSYENNLNIHMNTHIGNKPFKCDICLKNFARKGNLKSHLRSHTREKPFKCDICLKPFLQKHVLKTHLLNHTGEKPFKCDICFKTFSDKNNLKTHLRSHTGEKPFKCDICLKTFSHKGNLKKHLSIHTGEKPFKCEFCFKTFSQLIELKAHFRSHTGEKPFQCDICLKNFSREENFKTHLRGHTGEKPFKCDICLKNFAHKGNLKSHLRGHTGEKPFKCDICLKNFARKGNLKSHLRSHTGEKPFKCDICLKTFSQKHVLKTHLRNHTGEKPFKCDNCFKTFSDKNNLKKHLRSHTGEKSF; encoded by the exons ATGGACGTCCAAAATGTTAAACAAGAAATAGATAACCACGATGATTTCCTGTtaaatatcgatataaaaaaagACTTAATTGACGAAGTATCTACAATAGAAATTCAATAtacaaatgaacaaataaatggAATTCATTCAATCAAACAAGAAATCAACGATGacttaaatacaaataaaatatttgataataatgagGATGTAACTAATAAACGAAAAAGGAAAATTTCGAGTACTCAATTCATACCAAACAAACCGGGATATTCGAAAGCAGCACATAGAAAGGAAATTAAATCTAAAG TTGTAGGGTtgataaaatatggaaaatatttgcaGCCAAATGCTATGGGGTTAATGATATGTGTATATTGTGGGAATTTATACACGAAACAAGTAGAATTGTTATGCCACATAAAAATCAATCATTCTataaaactaaacaatttttataatatgaaacTTCACCATAAAATTAGAAGTGGTACAtgtattatggaaaatattgatataaaagatgaaattgaaataattgaacatGAATTGAAAGTGGAGCTGCAGGATACTACAAACCAGTTGGATGTTACTGATAATTTAAATTCAAGTCTACATAATGGTTCGAAATCCAttcaaatcaattcaaatgTGGATTCACATACTTACACAAGGACAAAACCATTAAAATGTGACATTAATAGGAAACTTTCctcttatgaaaataatttgaatatacatATGAATACTCACATAGGAAataagccattcaaatgtgacatttgtttgaaaaattttgcacGTAAGGGAAACTTGAAGTCACATTTGCGTAGTCATACAAGAGAAAAGCccttcaaatgtgacatttgcttAAAACCATTTTTACAGAAACATGTTTTGAAGACACATTTGCTTAATCATACTGGAGAAAAACCATTTAAGTGtgatatttgtttcaaaacGTTTTCagataagaataatttgaagacACATTTGCgtagtcatacaggagaaaagccattcaaatgtgacatttgtttaaaaactttttcccaTAAAGGTAActtgaagaaacatttgagtatccatacaggagaaaagccattcaaatgtgaattttgtttcaaaactttttcacagTTAATTGAGTTGAAGGCACATTTTCgtagtcatacaggagaaaaaccatttcagtgtgacatttgtttaaaaaatttttcacgtgAAGAAAACTTCAAGACACATTTGCGTGGTCATAcgggagaaaagccattcaaatgtgacatttgtttgaaaaattttgcacATAAGGGAAATTTGAAGTCACATTTGCGTggtcatacaggagaaaagccattcaaatgtgacatttgtttgaaaaattttgcacGTAAGGGAAACTTAAAGTCACATTTGCgtagtcatacaggagaaaagccattcaaatgtgacatttgcttaaaaactttttcacagaaACATGTTTTGAAGACACATTTGCGTAATCATACTGGAGAAAAACCATTTAAGTGTGACAATTGTTTCAAAACGTTTTCagataagaataatttgaagaaacatttgcgtagtcatacaggagaaaaatcattttaa
- the LOC130447588 gene encoding uncharacterized protein LOC130447588 isoform X2: MDVQNVKQEIDNHDDFLLNIDIKKDLIDEVSTIEIQYTNEQINGIHSIKQEINDDLNTNKIFDNNEDVTNKRKRKISSTQFIPNKPGYSKAAHRKEIKSKGVLTNSPQEGSKFTRVTRDLPFRFLDEIFQMTKCYSSGKIHVQLELSQH, from the exons ATGGACGTCCAAAATGTTAAACAAGAAATAGATAACCACGATGATTTCCTGTtaaatatcgatataaaaaaagACTTAATTGACGAAGTATCTACAATAGAAATTCAATAtacaaatgaacaaataaatggAATTCATTCAATCAAACAAGAAATCAACGATGacttaaatacaaataaaatatttgataataatgagGATGTAACTAATAAACGAAAAAGGAAAATTTCGAGTACTCAATTCATACCAAACAAACCGGGATATTCGAAAGCAGCACATAGAAAGGAAATTAAATCTAAAG GCGTTTTGACAAATTCACCACAAGAAGGATCGAAATTCACTCGGGTAACAAGGGACTTACCGTTTCGATTTTTAGACGAGATTTTTCAAATGACCAAATGTTATTCATCAGGAAAAATACACGTTCAACTAGAGCTCAGTCAACACTGA